One part of the Vicia villosa cultivar HV-30 ecotype Madison, WI linkage group LG6, Vvil1.0, whole genome shotgun sequence genome encodes these proteins:
- the LOC131611819 gene encoding uncharacterized protein LOC131611819, which yields MSSPSSVESVRDLLNKPWKTFLFPTIKSDHFYLFLKLGLAISIIFLISHFFYLSISYQKPQNQLNQLALKQMFQSEIPKTLTQPPNTSPDPIPTNTPTTIPTNISHIVFGIGATYSTWENRRHYSELWWNHTVTRGFVWLDTAPPKNETWPKTSPPYKVSADTSSFKYTCDYGSRSAIRIARILKETFNLGLDNVRWFVMGDDDTVFFPENLITVLSKYDHNQLYYIGGNSESVEQNVVHFYTMGYGGGGFAISYPLAAELVMILDGCIDRYADLYGSDQKIQSCISEIGVQITKEPGFHQIDIHGNPYGLLAAHPVAPLVSLHHLDYVDAFFPDMDRVESLNKLITAYKSDPGRTIQPSFCYDHTRNWTLSVSWGYVVELYPYFPTAKELETPFLTFKTWKSWSDGPFTVNTRPISWDICHRPLVYFLNEIDVGQGKTQSNYKRYASPIHYECERADYTQPLKVQYVNVSAPIFSSGLWNKAPRRQCCEIINGSDSVVQVQVRACQPFESLTPH from the exons ATGTCATCTCCTTCCTCCGTAGAATCAGTTCGAGATCTTCTCAACAAACCATGGAAAACCTTCCTCTTCCCCACAATCAAAAGCGATCACTTCTACCTATTCCTCAAACTCGGTCTCGCCATCTCCATCATCTTTCTCATCTCACACTTTTTCTACCTCTCAATCTCTTATCAAAAGCCACAAAACCAACTCAATCAATTAGCCCTAAAACAAATGTTCCAATCCGAAATTCCCAAAACCCTAACCCAACCTCCCAACACATCTCCAGATCCTATTCCAACCAATACTCCAACCACTATTCCAACCAATATCTCACACATCGTCTTCGGAATCGGCGCAACCTATTCCACCTGGGAGAATCGTCGTCACTATAGCGAACTCTGGTGGAACCATACTGTCACACGAGGCTTCGTCTGGCTCGACACCGCCCCGCCGAAGAACGAAACCTGGCCGAAAACTTCTCCGCCCTACAAAGTGTCCGCCGATACATCCTCCTTTAAATACACATGCGATTACGGCTCTCGTTCAGCAATCCGCATCGCGCGGATACTGAAAGAGACATTCAATCTAGGGTTAGATAATGTCAGATGGTTCGTGATGGGTGACGACGACACGGTATTCTTTCCGGAAAATCTTATTACGGTGTTGTCGAAATATGATCATAATCAATTGTATTATATTGGTGGAAATTCGGAGAGTGTGGAGCAAAATGTTGTGCATTTTTACACGATGGGTTATGGTGGCGGAGGGTTTGCTATAAGTTATCCTTTAGCGGCGGAGCTGGTGATGATTTTGGATGGTTGTATTGATCGGTATGCTGATTTATATGGATCTGATCAGAAAATTCAGAGTTGCATTAGTGAAATTGGAGTTCAGATTACTAAGGAACCTGGGTTTCATCAG ATTGATATACATGGGAACCCTTATGGGTTATTGGCAGCACACCCAGTAGCACCATTGGTGTCACTGCATCATTTAGACTACGTGGACGCATTTTTCCCAGACATGGACCGGGTAGAGTCACTTAATAAGTTAATTACCGCGTATAAATCGGATCCAGGTCGGACCATCCAACCGAGTTTCTGCTATGACCACACCCGGAATTGGACCCTGTCAGTTTCTTGGGGCTACGTTGTTGAATTGTATCCCTATTTTCCCACGGCCAAAGAGCTTGAAACGCCGTTCTTAACCTTCAAAACATGGAAGAGTTGGAGTGATGGTCCGTTTACAGTAAATACACGGCCCATTAGTTGggatatatgtcataggccgctAGTATATTTTCTAAATGAGATTGATGTGGGACAAGGAAAGACTCAGTCTAATTATAAAAGATACGCCAGCCCAATTCATTATGAGTGTGAGCGCGCTGATTACACGCAACCTTTAAAAGTTCAATATGTGAATGTATCGGCTCCTATATTTTCTTCTGGCTTGTGGAACAAG GCGCCACGTAGACAATGTTGCGAAATAATCAACGGCTCAGATAGTGTGGTCCAGGTCCAGGTAAGAGCATGTCAACCGTTTGAGAGTCTAACTCCTCATTAA